A region of the Culex quinquefasciatus strain JHB chromosome 1, VPISU_Cqui_1.0_pri_paternal, whole genome shotgun sequence genome:
CTACAGggataatttcagaaaaatgtggttggtttttttttacatttatttcaaaaaaattaaacagtatgttagaaaaacactttttttgtatttaacgctTCTCCACTAGCTTCTGCTTCATAcggtacgccaccggtcacttCCGAATACCCCAGGCTGGACGGTTCCGGATGGAGGCTTCGACGCGCGACAGAAGTGTGACACGATGGTCACGTTTCCGGCCTCAATCAGGACAGtcttggaggagttggccattgATTCGGGAAGGGTGGTCGACGTTTCCCGGCTGGAAAGTAAAGTGCCTGAACGGGGAGTTCCCGATCctggaagcgcatccggaaCATGGAGTTGATGAGGCCCTCGGAACGGAGTTCGATTTTGAGCACATAATCCTACTTCGAGAAtgtcacagattttttttttgctcactgTCTAGATTCATTCGGCTGAAGCTGCGCCGTCGCGACGTGAGTGTTTGTGGGCGGGAAGTTGCTAAAAGAGATGGATTGTAAGTGAAGTTGGCTAGCCACTGCacacattctcaatactcaccggtgCTGTAAACCGCCGGCACCAAGTGCAACATCTgcgctgaccacctccgattATGTAGCTTTTCGTCGTCCTCCTCTTTCTCGGAGGCCCAtcgtgaaaataaacttttgcgTACTTGTCCAAAAACCAGAAGTTAATCTTCTTCAACACAATCTCGTTGTTCACGCAACGTTTCGACAGCGCCATCTCCTCGATGATCTTACCCCAGTCCTCACGCGAACTGACCTTCAACCACCAATCCCGGGCCACTACCACCCAATACAACCGGTGCGAATCCACATTCCTACCTCTcatcctacaaaaacaaacaaaatcaatcacaaaccccacaaaacacccaagcttccttcttacGCATTCCAGCCGTGGAACAGCTGCAGTTCCTGCAGGAAGCTGGCCTTGTCCTGTTTGGCTCACGAAGGTTTCCGCGTCCGAGTCCTGGCTGCTGCCGCGGTCGGCTTTGCTTTGCGTCCTAGACTCACCAGCACCACCGGACccaccaaagtgtttgtttacatttgcgacttaggcgtacacggttacacgagaacgtcaaaatgaaagaaattttacagtcgaattaaaagtaaaaacttttgaatcagtgagcaatgagattttcagaaactgtagcagtaaaaattttcattttaaaaacaagaaaaaaacttttaatgtagcaaattttaacaactttttaattcaaaagtaagcTACTATTGTCATtaccgtaatatttttttgtgtgtaaggggtaacttttgtctttgatcacgaatccgaagtccattttttgatatttcgtgacgaaggggcggtacgaccacttcaattgaacatgcgaaaaggacatgtttttcaatgatttgcagcctagaacggtgatgagataaacatttggtgtcaaagagacttttgtttaaaattttacgcccaatttgatagcgtactcacAATTccggaaaaaacgtattttcaatgaaaaaaaacacacacacaaaagttcaaaaaactcTACCATTTTTCATTActcaactgtatttttttatgatcatgtcattttaaggcacatttaatgttcttttcaaatgttcaataactcaaaagggtattttttttcatttaaaacgaaaaaaatgtgttttttttttctaactttgcacggCTATTTTTAAGAgggtaacaatattctacaaaaatgtagacaattacaataattttgtaaacatatcgtcgccgtcgtgctaacttgtcgtacgtgcattttgggccaaattgagttaagaacgccattttgtgcatctcacaatgccacatttttttaccttgacagatccccaaaattcgatttcaatcctaggATATTCAATgataaccaaaaaagctccggaaatttacttttcatataaaagtagtttcaatcttgtcgtgctatcttgtcactccctgaaaattgatgtaagtgcgacaaaaggccaaagggatttcaggtcaggatgcgtttgacgtaCGTagaagctagactaccgtaaacatttgtaattataactcgggactccagcaaccaacttcaaccaaacttgggaaaatgcacagaatggtcagccaaacaaaacgtatttgtttttgtttacattgcgtgctctcgtttttgtttattcaaggtcaaacattaaaacgcgttcttctcggaacgtcaaaatggcgggtgcgacaagataacaCGAAGACGTCGATATGGAGATTGCTTGTagtcatcacgagttatcgcgatttttcgaaaaaagtgttgaaaaagttGGTTATGTCAATTATGGCCGATCATGGTCACTCGTgacagacacgaacgacgaaacaaagagaaacgcaaaagagcaattttctacgaactcggtcttttttaagaattttaatttttgtattttttaatccgactgaaacttttttggtgccttcggtatgcccaaagaagcaatttttttttattagtttgcctatataattttccatacaaatttgacagctgttcatacagaaatgatgcatgaaaattcaagaaTCTGTAtcgtttgaaggaattttttgattgattggtgtcttcggcaaagttgtaggtataaataaggactacactggaaaaaatgatacagggcaaacatttttttaatgatttttaatttagtcttttcttactaaaacttgatttgcaaaaaaaaactatttttatttttttaatttttgatatgttttagaggacatcaaatgccaacttttcagaaatttccagaatgtgcaaagatctttgaccgagttatgaatttttgaatcaatactgatttttttcaaaaaatcgaaatattggtcgcaaaaaaatttcaacttaatttttcgatgtgaaatcaaatttgcaatcaaaaagtactcttgtgaaattttcataaagtgcaccgttttcaagttaaatctatttttaggtgactttttttaaaacagtcgcagtttttcattttttttagttagtgcacatgtttgcccagcattgaaaaaaaaaatatgttgaaaagatgagaaaattctctatattttgcaactttgaactttgagaaatttcccgtttatcagttgttatgtttttttttgcaaatcaagttaaattaaaaagttaaataaaaaatcaccaatttttttaccttgtatcatttttccaGTTTAGCCCATAtccgtacctacaactttgccgaagacgccaaatttgtatggaaaattatatggacaaactaatggtgcaaaatggcttctttgggcataccgaaggcaccaaaaaagtttcagtcggattaaaaaatacaaaaaaaaatcgaatgaccgaaatctgagagaattgctcaatgatAGTGCACTTTTTATTATCATTAAATAAGTTTCGCCATTTGGGGGTGCTGGAAGAAGAAATTTTCTACTTCTTCCCTGTCTCCCAAAAATGTTGGGCCTTCAGCCCGATGAGGCATtgattacttaaaaaaaaaacgccctcaactttgcagaaaaatcgacgtgtgacaagatagcaatACATTTAAGGAGGATTATGTTTGGCATAACATAAAAATAGAGCGTAACGTTTATAACGTAACGTAAACCCTTTTGTGAAGTAATTGTTACCTTGAAAAGAATTGactatattaaataaaatatagctgtgaataaatataaaaaataaggagttattttcaattcaaataaaacaagaagCATTTTTAGAGTccgctgattttttttcacatcAATTTACTTGTGTTTACAGATATTGTAGCATGTAATAGAGTTCACAAAATGGTTCGTTTGAAGGTTTCTTGGTAAGGAACGCAAGAGGTCCGATCTACTTGACCGGCTTCATCTGCCAGAGTCCGTCGTTGAGGTAGTGACAATTTTCCACGCCGACGCCCTTGTTGACCTTAGCTCTGAAAAGTTGCGATAAATTTAGTAGTCTTTCAAGTGGGGTCTTTCCGGTAAAGGGTCTTACATATCTTCCGTAGACAGCGTCGTCTGGCCGATGGCCAGGGCGTGCGTTTTGCCCTCGGCCATGATGGCCACCACGGTGCCTTTGTCGACCGGGGTCATGCACGCTCCCGGCGAGGTCAGCCCCGGGCACATAATGTTGGCGCCGCTCAGCACGAACCGGATGGCGCCCTTATCGACCTGCTCCATCGGCAGGAAGAAGGGAAACTTGTGGTACAGCTTCAGCGTCGGCATCCAGCTGCCCTCGCGGTGCCGGAAGAACAGCTGATCCCCGGCACCATTCACCAGAATCTCGATGTGGTCGTGGCTAGAATGAGCACACCGTTTTAGCGTTTCCCAAACACAGACGTGAAAATCAAGTATCCTTAAGAAGGCCAATTTCCCTACAGGAGAAAGAAGAACCACCGGAACAATCCGTACCATTTGACAATGCGAAACGAGTCCTTCTTGGGCAGCACCTGATCGATGTGACCCTCAATGTGCGGGTACTGCTCGATCAGCTTGTTCC
Encoded here:
- the LOC119765080 gene encoding uncharacterized protein LOC119765080 is translated as MRGRNVDSHRLYWVVVARDWWLKVSSREDWGKIIEEMALSKRCVNNEIVLKKINFWFLDKYAKVYFHDGPPRKRRTTKSYIIGGGQRRCCTWCRRFTAPQLPAHKHSRRDGAASAE
- the LOC6044158 gene encoding malignant T-cell-amplified sequence 1 homolog; protein product: MFKKFDEKESISGVQQLKSSVQKGIRNKLIEQYPHIEGHIDQVLPKKDSFRIVKCHDHIEILVNGAGDQLFFRHREGSWMPTLKLYHKFPFFLPMEQVDKGAIRFVLSGANIMCPGLTSPGACMTPVDKGTVVAIMAEGKTHALAIGQTTLSTEDIAKVNKGVGVENCHYLNDGLWQMKPVK